In the Blattabacterium sp. (Blattella germanica) str. Bge genome, TTTTTCTAAGATTTCTTTAATTTTTTTTACTTCTATTCTAAACCAAGTATTTGGATTTTTAACATAAGAAAACCACATTTTTTTTTTGAAAACATCAATTTTCATACATTGAGCAATTCCTTTTTCTGTGTATATTTTGCTGTTAAAATCCGGAAAATCTTTTAGAGAAGTTAAATAGGCATCTAATTCATAATTCAGACAACACTTCAATTTACTACATTGTCCAGTTAATTTTTGAATGTTTATGGAAAGTTGTTGATATTTTGCAGAATTAGTCGTTACACTTTTAAAATTTTTTAACCAAGTAGAACAACAAAGTTCGCGGCCACAAGAACCGATTCCTCCGATTTTTGCAGCTTCCTGTCTATATCCTATTTGACGCATTTCTATACGTGTGTGAAAATGTAAAGCTAATTCTTTAATTAATTTTCTAAAATCAACTCTATTTTCAGCTGTATAATAGAAAATAGCTTTTTCTCCATCTCCTTGATACTCTACATCACAAATTTTCATAGAAATATTTAAATTTTTTGCAATTTTTTTAGCCTTTGAAAGAATTTTAAATTCTTTTTTTCTGAAAGATTTCCAAATATTTATTTCTTTATATGTTGACTTTCTATATATTTTTTTTAGAATCTCTATATTCTTATTTCTGAGTTGTAATTTGACTAATTCGCCAGTTAAAATGACTGTACCTACATCATACCCCATTCCGGATTTTGATTCTACAGTCACAATGTCTCCTTTACAAAGAGATATTTTTTCTTGATTCAAAAAGAATTCTTTTCTATCATTTTTAAATCGTACTTCCACAATATCATGTTTATGATATTCAAAAGGAGATTGAATATTAGACAACCAGTCTAATCCATTTAGATTGTAGCATTTAACAAAAGAATTTTTCTTTTTATCACATTTATTTTTTAAACAATCAGAACATGATTTGTTCATTATTCGAATAACTTTTAATTTTTTAAATTTTTTAATAATTAAATTAATAAATATATAAAAAAATTATTATGAATAACAATGAAAAAAATGAAAAAATAGCAGTATTTCCTGGTTCTTTTGATCCCATAACTTTGGGACATTGTGATATTATTATTAGGGCTTTAAATTTGTTTGATAAAATTATTATAGCTGTTGGAAAAAATTTTGAAAAAAAAAATATGTTTTCTCTTCAAAAAAGAAAGGAATGGATTCGAAAAACTTTTTTTGATTT is a window encoding:
- the ricT gene encoding regulatory iron-sulfur-containing complex subunit RicT codes for the protein MNKSCSDCLKNKCDKKKNSFVKCYNLNGLDWLSNIQSPFEYHKHDIVEVRFKNDRKEFFLNQEKISLCKGDIVTVESKSGMGYDVGTVILTGELVKLQLRNKNIEILKKIYRKSTYKEINIWKSFRKKEFKILSKAKKIAKNLNISMKICDVEYQGDGEKAIFYYTAENRVDFRKLIKELALHFHTRIEMRQIGYRQEAAKIGGIGSCGRELCCSTWLKNFKSVTTNSAKYQQLSINIQKLTGQCSKLKCCLNYELDAYLTSLKDFPDFNSKIYTEKGIAQCMKIDVFKKKMWFSYVKNPNTWFRIEVKKIKEILEKNKKNQIAPPLEELSTINVIHKTELTFKDLSI